ACTATCGGCACATACCTGACCGGTTAAATCGATTTCTACGGCCGAATTGATACTGATCGCTTTCGGGTTCTTGCGGATTACGGCCGTATCATTTACATAGCCGATATCCAGCAGGTTAACCTGTGGGTTATCATCTATAAAGTCGTACAAACGCTGAGATCCCATTACAAAGCCACTGATAATTTTACCAGGGTGGGTTTTCTTTTCGGATCCATTGATGATGCCTTTTTCGACTAAATCCAGAATTCCATCAGAAAACATCTCGGTGTGAATACCCAGGTTTTTCAAGTGCCCCATCTGGCTTAAAGCTGCATTGGGAATGGCACCAATACCCATTTGTAAGCAGGATCCGTCTTCTACCAATGAAGCTACATGCCGACCGATTTCCATTTCTACATCGGTAGGAGTGCCAGGTTCATGAGAAGGGATTGGCTCATTCACTTCTACCAAAGAATCGAATTTGGATACGTGAATTAAGCTATCACCATGGGTACGGGGAACTCGAGGATTTACCTGAGCAATAACGTGATCAGCGGCATGGGCAGCGGCTAAACTCGCATCCACGGAAGTGCCCAAAGAGCAAAAACCGTGTTTGTCGGGTGGCGAAACTTGCATTAAAGCCACATTAATAGGCAATACTCTTTTACGGAATAAATAAGGAATCTCAGACAGGAAAACCGGGGTATAGGAACCGTTTCCGGCTTTGAGGGTATGGCGAACATTGGCTCCAATAAACAAAGAGTTTACATGGAAGCTTTGGGCATATTCAGGATTGGCATAAGGAGCATCGCCTTCAATATGCAAATGCACTACTTCTACATTGCGTAATTCGGCGTGGCGAGCAGTCATGGCCTTAATAAGTTGCTGGGGGGCCATAGAAACGGAGTGTACATAAACGCGATCATTGCTTTGGATCACTTTTACGGCTTCTTCAGCGCTGCAATAGTTCATGGTGTTTTCAAATTTTATACAAGATTACGACGGCCCGAAAGGCGAAACTATGATGCTTGTCAGGGTTTACAGAGCTTTTCTGACAGCAAGCTGATAAGATGTCAGTTTAGCGTCCCTCGGCACAGCCTTTGCCTTTCGATGGATGACCAAAAAATAAAATTATGAGTACCGGTAAAATAAACGTTACAGCCGACAATATTTTCCCGATCATCAAGAAATTCCTGTACAGTGATCATGAAATCTTCTTACGGGAATTAGTTTCCAATGCGGTGGATGCCACCCAGAAGCTTAAGACCTTAAGTCGTATTGGTGAGTCAAAGGCCGAATTAGGTGATCTGACTATCCAGGTGAAAGTGGATAAGGAAAATAAAACCTTAACCATCTCCGATAAAGGTATTGGCATGAGCCCAGAGGAAATTGATAAATACATCAATCAATTAGCCTTCTCTGGAGCCGAGGAGTTTGTGCAGAAGTATGAGGATAAAGCCGATGGAGCGGCCATTATTGGTCACTTCGGATTAGGATTCTATTCCAGCTTTATGGTAGCCTCCAAAGTGGAAATCTTCTCACGTTCGCATCGCGATGGCGAAAAGGGAGCCTACTGGTCTTGTGATGGTTCGCCTGAATTTACCTTGGAGGAAAGCGATCAACGTCAAGAGCGCGGTACTGATATCGTTCTGCATATCAATGAAGATTCTACCGAGTTTTTAGAAGAAGGTCGTATTCGCGATTTGCTCAAAAAATACTGCCGTTTCTTACCGGTGGCCATTCAATTTGGTGAAAAGGAAATTACCGAAACCGAAGGTGATGGCGAGGATAAGAAGGAAACCAAGCGTACCGTTCCCGATATTATTAATGTAACTGAACCTGCCTGGGCCAAAGCTCCGGCCGATTTGGAAGCAGAAGATTATAAAGAGTTCTACCGTCAGTTATACCCCATGACTTTCGAAGAGCCCTTGTTCCATATTCACCTAAATGTGGATTATCCTTTCGACCTGAATGGTATTCTCTTCTTCCCGCGAATTAAGCCCAATATGGACTTACAGCGCAATAAAATTCAGTTATACCAAAACCAGGTTTTCGTAACTGATAATTTGGAAGGTATTGTACCTGACTTCCTGACTTTTTTACACGGGGTAATTGATTCTAAGGACATTCCGCTAAACGTATCACGTTCCTATTTACAGGCCGATGGAGCAGTGAAAAAGATTAGTGGCCACATTACCAAAAAGGTAGCCGATAAACTGAGCAGCCTCTTTAAGAAGGATCGTGCCGACTTCGAAAGCAAGTGGAACGATATCAAAATGATCATCGAGTACGGTATGTTGAGCGATGATAAGTTCTTTGAGAAAGCTCAGAAATTTGCTCTTTACCAGTCGGTGGATGAAAGCTATGCCACCTTTGAAGAGTACTTAGAAAAGATCAAGGCTAGCCAAACTGATAAGGATGGTAATTTGGTAGTTCTTTATGCTGCGCATAAGGAAGGCCAGCATGCTTACATCAAAAAGGCCCAGAATAAAGGCTATGATGTGCTCTTGATGGAAGGTCCATTGGTGAGCCATTTAATGCAAAAGCTGGAAGGTGGTGATCAGAAAGTGAAATTTGCTCGTGTAGATAGCGATAGCATCGATAAACTGATTGCCAAAGATGAAGAGCAGGTATCCCTTTTAAGTGAAGAGCAAAAAGAAAAGCTGAAGCCCATTATTGAAGGAGAAGTAGATAAAGGGACTTATACCGTGGTCCTCGAATCATTGGATAGCAGCGAAGTACCCTTCAATATTACCGTTCCTGAATTCATGCGTCGTATGAAGGAAATGAGTGCTACCGGTGGTGGCATGATGGGAATGGGGGATATGCCTGATATGTACAATTTGGTGGTAAATACCAATCACCCTTTGATTTCTTCGATTTTAGATGAGAAGGATGAAGCCAAACAGAAAGAGCTGATTAAGCAAGGTAAAGATCTGGCAATGCTAGCCCAGAACCTGTTACACGGTGAAGCTCTTACCAATTTTGTAGAGAAGCAGTTTGAAGCCTTAAAAGGCTAAGAAATAGAGATAAGAGAAAGCCCTCCATTTGGAGGGCTTTTTTTGTGCCCTGGAAGGAATACTGTCAATTAGTACAGCGCTGAAGATTATTAATTTGTGAAAGCCCGCGCCAGACTTCTACAAATAGCGCTGATACCTTAACTTAGCGGGAAATTGACCCTTATGAAAAGCATTTTATCCTTTATAGCGGTATTGGTCCTCACTACTTCCTGCATGGTTGGTGTTACCGGCAGTGGTAAGGTGGTTGAAGAAAACCGCAATGTGGAAGAATTTGATGGAATTGATGCCAGCGGTATGTTCGAGATTCATCTGGTACAAGCTGATATTCACCGACTTAAAGTAGTGGCTGACGATAATCTAATGGAATTGATCGAAACCTATGTAGAGGGTGGAGTTCTCCATATCCGCAGCCGCAAGAGTATTGGTAAAGCCAAGGAATTGGATGTGTATATCAGCAGTCCTAATTATGAATCCATTCAGCTTTCCGGTGCGGTGACTATCGACAACAAAGGAACTTTGGATATCAATGATCTGGATATTGAATCCAGTGGAGCGGCTCAAATCAATTTGAGCGTAGATGCTGATGATATTAAAATGGAATTAAGCGGAGCTACGGAACTCAATATGAGTGGTACCGCCGATAAAGTGAGCATTGAGGGTAGCGGCGCTTCTGAATGCAAGATGTTTGATCTCAATTGCCGTAAAATGCGCATCGACGTAAGTGGTGCCTCCGAACTAGAAGTTAATGTAAGTGAAGAGCTGGAAATTGAAGCTTCCGGTGCTTCTGATATTCGCTACCGTGGTAATGGCCGTATTGTTCGCCAAAACCTCAGTGGCGCTTCCAATGTAGTAAAAGACTAACCTAAGCCCCTTAAAACAAATGACTCAAGCAGCAGAAAGAGCCCAAGCCTGGCTTAAAGCTCCTTATGATACTGAAACCCAAAAAGCTACCCAGGCCTTGATTGATGCCGGTGGTGATGCCTTAAATGATGCTTTTTACCAAGACCTCGACTTCGGAACAGGTGGTTTACGCGGAATCATGGGGGTTGGGACCAACCGAATTAATAAATACACCTTAGGTGCTGCGACTCAGGGATTAGCGAATTACCTGAATAAGCAGTTTCCTGATATTCAAATTAAAGTGGCGATTGCGCATGACAGTCGCCATAATTCCAAACCTTTTGCCCGTCAAGTGGCAGAAGTACTTTCGGCCAATGGTATTAAGGTTTTCCTTTATGAGGATTTACGTCCAACTCCGGCTTTATCCTTTGCTATTCGCCATTTAGACTGTCAAAGTGGAATCGTTTTAACCGCTTCCCATAATCCACCTGCCTACAATGGTTATAAGGTATATTGGAGTGATGGCGGTCAATTAGTTCCTCCTCATGATAAGGCTGTAATTACTGAGGTTCGTGCGGTTAAAGCCGATGAAATTCGCTACGATGCCAATCCGGATCTGATTGAAATGATTGGCGATGCTGTAGATCAGGCCTATCTCGCCAAAGTGCAAGAACTAAGCTTGAGCAATCAAGGTAAAGAAGACCTTTCGGTAGTATTCACCAGCATCCATGGTACCAGTATTACTTTGGTACCACCTGCTTTGGAAAATGCCGGTTTCAAAAAGGTTTCTATAGTGGAAGAGCAAGCTACTCCAGATGGAGATTTCCCTACCGTAGCTTCTCCAAACCCAGAAGAAGCAGAAGCCCTAACCATGGCCCTTAAACAAGCTGAGAAGCTAGGTGCGGACATGGTAATTGGTACCGATCCCGATGCGGATCGAGTAGGGATTGCAGTTCGTAATCTTGAAGGTGAAATGGAATTGCTCAATGGTAATCAAGCTGCTTCGGTATTGATTTACTATCTCCTTGAACGTTGGAAGGAAAATGGCAAATTGACCGGTAATGAATATGTAGCCAAAACCATTGTTACTACAGACCTCATTGCAGATATCGCTAAGGCCTACGATGTGCCTTGCCCCGAATGTTTAACCGGTTTTAAATGGATTGCCGATATCATTCGCAAGCGCGAAGGTGAAGCCACCTTTATTGGTGGTGGTGAAGAAAGCTACGGGTATATGATTGGCGATTTCGTGCGTGATAAGGATGCGGTAGCTTCTGCAGTAATGCTAGCAGAAACTGCTGCTTATGCTAAATCACTAGGCTCCAGCTTCTATGAGATGATGGTAGAAGTTTACCACAAATTTGGTTTCTACCTCGAAAAACTGGTTTCCTTGAAGCGTGAAGGCATGAAAGGTCAGCAGGAAATTGCCCAAATGATGGAAGACTTCCGCACCAAAACCCCCGCTACCATTGCAGGGGAGAAAATTGTGGAAGTATTGGATTATCAAAGTTCCGAGCATCGCTATGTAGCGGATAATCGTACGGAAGTTATCGACTTACCTAAAAGCAATGTGGTGCAGTTTGTTACGGATCAGGGCACCAAAATTACTGCACGTCCTAGTGGAACCGAACCTAAGATTAAGTTCTATGTAAGCGTAAAAGGAAATTTAGCCGATACTTCTGAATTTGCTGTCAGGAAAGCAGAACTCGAAGGTCGATTAGAGGCAATTACCAAAGAATTAGGATTATGATAAAAAGAGCCACAGGGATTCTGCTTTTAGGCTTGAGTCTCGGAGCTTGTCAGAATTCGGCTCCCAAGCCAGATGGTAGCAATGCCGACTCCCAATTAGCAGAAGGAATTTGGCAGGCTGTGATCGCGCAAAACGATAGTACCAACTTAAAGTTCAACTTCAACTTAGAATCCTTAAGTGATTCTGAATATGTGGCACATATTAAAAATGCGGAGGAGATTATCGATGCTAAAGTAATTCGCTTAGCGGCCGATAGTTTCAAAATTGAAATGCCCGTTTTTGCCAATTATTTCTTGGTTAAAAAGGAGGGAAATCAGCTAAAAGGTCAGTATATCAATCCCGATGCTGAGGACTATTATCTACCTTTTAACGCTACCGCCGGAGTTTCTGAACGCTATGAAAATGCCCAGCATCTTTATCCTTTGCCAGGATATTGGAAAGTGGTATTTAATCCGGGTACCGAAGATGAAAGCTTTGGCAAAGCTTATTTCGAATGGGATCAGGAGAAAGGGGTTTATGGTACCATCATGACAGCTACTGGCGATTACCGCTATTTGGAAGGTTCGGGCGCTGCAGGTAAATTATACCTCTCTGCCTTTGATGGAGCGCATCTCTTTTACCTGGAAGCCGAATTGCATGATACACTGCAAGGGCATTTCTATTCCGGTCGTAGCTATCATGCTACCTGGATTGCTTATCGCGACAGTACCTTTGAATTGCCCGACCCGGATACCCTAACTTATTTGAAGGAGGGCTATTCTAAAATGGAATTTGCCTTTCCTAATTTGGAAGGGGATACCATTGCTTTAAGTGATCCTCGCTTTGCCGATAAGGCGGTAATCATCCAAATTAGCGGCTCTTGGTGTCCTAACTGCTATGATGAAAGTCGTTACCTCTCAAAGGTCTATGAACAATACAAAGATCAGGGCCTAGAAATCGTTTGCCTGAGCTTTGAGCGCACACGCGATTATGCTACCGCTCAAGAGCGCTTAGCTAAAATGCAGAAGGATCTTAGTATTCCTTATACTGTGCTGCTGGCGGGAGCCACTCGCGATGATAAAGCGGCGGAGAAATTGCCGATGCTCAATCATATAATGAGCTATCCAACGGCCATTTATCTGGACAAGGAGCATAAGCTGCGAAAGATCCATACCGGCTTTTCCGGACCAGGAACTCCGGTTTGGGAAGACTTTGTGAGCGAAAATGATGCATTTTTGCAAAAATTACTCAACGAATAATTACCTCTCTTAAAATTATAACATGCAGAAAGTAGCAGTGATCGGAGCGGGAACCATGGGAAATGGAATTGCCCATGTTTTTGCTCAAAATGACTTTGAAGTAAATCTGGTTGATATTTCTGACGAAGCCCTCGATCGCGGATTAAACACTATCAGCAAAAACCTGGATCGTCAGGTTTCTAAAGGAATTATCGACGAAGCGAAAAAGGAAGCTACCCTCACCAATTTGAGTGGTTCTACCGATATGGCGACCGCCTTAAGCGATGCCGATTTGGTAGTGGAAGCCGCAACGGAGAACGTAGACCTTAAATTGAAGATTTTTGGCGATATGGATCGCTATTCTAAGCCAGAAGCAATTTTGGCCTCGAATACCTCTTCCATTTCCTTAACTCAAATTGCCGCCGTTACCTCTCGTCCCGATAAGGTGATTGGTATGCACTTTATGAATCCGGTACCGGTAATGAAACTGGTAGAAGTGATTCGCGGTTATGCCACCTCCGATGAAACTACCAAAACCATTATGGAATTGTCTGAGAAATTAGGCAAGGTACCTACCGAATGTAATGACTACCCAGGTTTCGTTTCCAACCGTATCCTGATGCCCATGATTAATGAGGCCATCATCACCCTATTTGAAGGTGTAGCAGGAGTGAAGGAAATCGATACCATTATGAAATTAGGTATGGCACATCCAATGGGACCTTTGAAATTAGCTGATTTCATTGGCCTCGACGTTTGTCTTTCCATCCTGAATGTATTGTACGAGGGCTTTGGTAATCCTAAATATGCTCCCTGTCCCTTATTAGTAAATATGGTGCGTGCCGGAAAATTAGGAGCAAAATCAGGCGAAGGTTTTTACGATTACAGTGAAGGCCCTAAAAGCGAAACTGTTTCTTCTCAGTTTAGCTAAGTCTAGCAAACAGCATTGAAAGGCCTCCCATTGTGGAGGCCTTTATTGTTTTATCGATAGGAACTATATTTTCATAGAGCTTTTGGTGCCTTTTGTCATAGTACAGCGATGGCTTCGTCTATACCTTGCAAACCGAAAAAATAATAGACCATGTCTGATACAGCAACAGAACGCAAATCCTATACTTACACTGAATACCGCGATTTAATTAAGCAAATGCGCTACCAAGGCCAAGCTACTGGCGGCTCTGAATCGGATGATTTCCTACGATACACCGACTTGAATATGGCCCGCATGGACAAGTGGGACAAGCGCTATGAGTTTAGCGATGAATTGAAGTCCACTCTCGATAATTTGAATCGCAAGGAAAAGTGGGTAGTGCTAAGCGAAGGCTGGTGTGGCGATGCAGCTCACTCAGTACCCGTATTGGCTAAAATCGCAGAATACAGTCCTAATATAGAATTAAGCATTCTCCTTCGCGATGAAAATCTGGACCTAATGGATCAACATCTTACGAATGGAGGTCGATCTATTCCTAAATTAATTCGTTACAGCGAAAGTGGCGAAGTATTAGGAGAATGGGGACCTAGACCGGAAGCCGCGCAACAAATTCATTTGGATGGCAAAGCAGAAGGAAGAGCTAAAGCGGATGTGACCATCGACCTGCAAAAATGGTATGCTCGCGATCGTGGTGAAAGCCTCAGCAAGGAAATTGCCGATTTCTTAAAAGACTAAAATTTGGCTAGGAGGGATTTTCGAGGTTCCGATCTGCAGAAGCCTTGTAATTACGATACATCGCTTCAAAAATGCGATAGGTTTCCTCGCTAAATTCCTCATCCAGCCACTTTTGTACTTCTGCCTGACTGGCAGCCCGGGCTTTTGGAACCTTAAAACATTGTTTCATGGGCCCGGTTTCTATTTCGACATACCAGTGCTGCTCCTGCGCATAGAGCACCACTTTGAACTTTGGATGGGGCAGAGGTCCCACTATTCTCATGAGGCTTGATGGTTTAAAATGAGGGCCTTAGCGGCCAATTCACCGCTTAGCATAGCGGCATTTAATGAGGGGTTCAAGATATGATCTCCAGCCAGGTAAATTCCATCTAAAACCCTACTTTCTTCAAAGGACCGGCTATAAACCACTTGATCGATACGAGGCAGGGAGCGATTGACCTTATAGGTTCGAATCAATTTCCATTGGCTGGCTTGAGTTCCTAATAAGGGAGCCAGCTCCGACTGAATTTTCGCCTCCAATTGATTTTCGGATAAACCGGGATCCTGTTTTAAGCTTACTGAATACAAATGTTTGCCTTTAGGAGCATAGGCGGGCTGCACCTTCGATAAGCAAGCCACATTGCTGATTAGGCCTTCAGGATCTGAATTCAGCCCAATCAGGCTTTTCGCCAATTTGCCAGCCGTACCTTCAAAATAGGCTTGCAGGGTGGGATTCCATTCAGTGCTATCTGCCAATTGGGGCAATAGAGCACCCGGTTCACAAGCAATAATGATTTGCTTTGCTTCCAAACTGCTGCCGTCTTTTAGATGTACTTGCCCCTTTTCGACTTTCAATACTTCGGTATTTAAACGAAACTCGGTAGAACGCAGTCCTGCTTTGATTTGCTGGGCAACTGAGGCGATACCTTTTTTAGGAAGACAGGCTTCGCCTTCCGCAAACATCTTAAATACAAAGAGGCATTGACGATTGGAGGTTTCCAGGTCATTTTCCAGAAAAATCCCGCTAAAGAAGGGGCGGAAAAAGCGCTCAATAATCTTGCGTGAAAAACCATAGCCACGTAAATAGTCATAGGTGCTTTCTTCTTTAATCTCAAAAATATCCTCGACGGATTGCTCCAATACCCATTTACGGAGCTTAGCCATTTTTAATTTATCCCAAATACTGCCTACCGGACTAAAAAACATGGAAATGGCTGCGGCCGGATTTCGTTTCACATCACTAACAGTAAAGGATTTGGCTCCATTAAAGATAAAGGCACCGGGGTCAAAAGCCTTGCATTCCAAAGCCTTTAAATCCAAATGCTTCTTTACCATGGGATAAGCACTCAGGATAACCTGAAAACCCTGATCCAGCGTAAAGCCTTCAAAGAAATCGGTTTTTAATCGACCACCCACCTGTGGAGACTGATCGATGATCAGCGTTTTTAAATTATACGATTCCAGTTCTTTCGCAGCGATCAGGCCCGAAACTCCGGCGCCTACTACAATCGCATCGTAATTTGCCATTATCCTTTTAGGTTTAAATTGAATTGCTGACGAAGGCTTTCAAATTTGGGCCAGTCATTTTGCTTAAAAGCTTTCCATTCTTCCAGGAAAGCCTGTTCCGATTTTCGGTATTTATCCTCTAAAATTTGGGCTTGGGATGGGACTTCCGCCCAATTGCCCCAGAAGTACATTAAGATCGCATTGTACTGACTTTGCAGGGTTTCCGGCTGATCGTAATAGCCATCTACCACCTTGCCAAATATCTTTTCTTCCAGCTCTTTTAAGCCTTTCTCCAAGCTTTTCAAGGAGTCTTGGTAGGCTTTCGCCTGATCTGCCTTCAAGCTCAATTGTGCTAATTCCTTACTGATCTGGATTTTCATTTTGGCCTCTTTTAACCAATCGCTTGCCAGATGCAATGAATCTAAAGAAGCATCTAATTTCTGTCGATAATGGAAACTAGATTCCAGATCTTCCAGAGAGATTTGGTCGCTCAAACGCGGATCCAGTCGATACACAAAGCTTTGATCGGCCTTCTGGCCAGCATAGCTCAGTTCTAGGCGATAATAGCCACAGGGCAGGGGAGTTGGGGCTTGTTCTGTGGTATCATTCAAACTTCGATTTTTATCAGGGAAACCTAAACCTTTGCCCTGCATAGCTAGGCGGTATTTATGCAAACCTTCTTTGGGATCGAGGTACCAGGTTCTTTGAAGCTTATTTTGAGCATCGAATAAATTCAATTGGAGCTTTTTGCTTTTTACCGAATCTTCCTTCTCAAAACCATTGTAAACAAAGACTTCCAATCCTGAATTACGATTCTCCCCCTTGAAAATTCCATCCGCTGGAAAGCGAGAGCCATCCGCTCTTTTGGTGGCATGCTTCCAAGGGTCATTTACCGTGTATAGTTGCAGCTTAGGATTTTCATTACGGCGATGTAATGCAATACTCTCCCTTAATTGCTCTAAAGGATCCAGAATATAAGCGGCTCTTCCAAAGGTGCCTACAATGAGGTCATGCTCACGGGGATGAATCTTAAGGTCATTAACGGGCACAGTAGGGAAGTCCTTAGTCCATTTTTGCCAGTGTAGACCCATATCCCAAGTAAAGAAAAGACCTCTTTGGGTGCCGGCAAATAATAAATTGGGATCAACCGGATCTTGAACCACCGATAGCACATAGGCGGGGAGGTCCATACCAATATTGCGGAAGCTCTTGCCGTAATTATCGGTATAATAGAGATAGGGCTTTTCATTTCCTCGGCGGTAATCGTTGGCTACTACAAAGGCCGCTCCTTTTTGATGGGCAGAATGCACAATCTGGGGAATCCAAGCTCCTTCAGGCAGAGCCTTCATTTTAGCACTTAATTCCTGCCAATTTTTACCCGAATCACGACTTAAATGTAAAAGGCCATCATCACTGCTCACCCAAAGCTCTCCGGGCGATAAGCCGGGCTCAATACAGAGTAAAGTGGTATAATTTTCAGCTCCGGTTACATCATAAGTTAAACCGCCACTTTCATCAAAATGCTGCTTGCTGGTATCATTAGTAGTGAGATCAGGAGAAATCACTTCCCAACTTTGACCTTGATCTTTAGACTTAAACACAAATTGAGCTCCGAAGTAAATGCAAGTGCTATCAAAGGGATCTTGAGCAATGGGGGCATTCCAATTGTAACGCAGTTTTATATGCTCTGGATGCACCGGGCGAATCATTTGGGTATACCCAGTATTTACATCTACCCGACCTACAAAGCCCTCTTGACTCATCGCATACACATAGCGATTGTTATTAGGATCGGGTAAAACATCAAAGCCATCGCCAAAGAAGAGCTCTTCCCAATAATCATTGCGAATGCCATCGGCACGCCATACATAGGCCGGACCTTTCCAGGAACCATTGTCCTGCATACCGCCATAAACATTATAGGGCATTTCCATATCGTAGCTGATATGATAGAATTGGGCTAGGGGTAGATTATTCACAAATCGCCAGCTACGACCACGATCCCGGCTGATGTTCAAGCCACCATCATTACCATTAATAATATAGTTGGGATCCTGTGGGTGAATGTAAAAAGCATGATGATCCGGGTGGATATAGTCGTAAGGAGCAATCACCTCCCAATTTTTGCCTCCGTCTTCGGAACGACTCAGCACTGACCAAATGCTATATACCCGATTTTCATTTTCAGGATCCACATAGATTTCAGCATAGTAGAAGGGGCGATTGCCAATATTAGGGTCCACCGAAATCTTCTGCCATTTCGAACCGCCATCATCACTGCGGTAGAGGGCGTTCTTTTCTTTGTTTTCAATCAAGGCATAAATGCGATTGGGCTGGGAGGGGGCAATCGCAATACCCATGCGGCCTAATTCTCCTTTGGGTAAACCATCTTTCTCGCTTTTTTGGCTCCAGCTGGCACCACCATCATAGGTGATATATAAACCACTACCGGGACCACCCGATTTAAAGAACCAGGGATTACGGCGGTGCTCCCATATATTTACAATCAGCTTATCCGGATTTTGAGGATCCATAACCATTTCAGCCGCACCAGTTCGTTCATTATTGTAGAGAATGAGTTCCCAGTTCTTACCGCCATCAATACTCTTATATACCCCGCGATCTTTGGAGTCTGCCCAGGGATTACCAATCGCAGCTACATAGATAATATTGGGGTCATAGGGATGCACCAAAATGCGATGGATATGTCGGCTTTCCTCCAATCCCATCAGCTTCCAGCTTTTACCACCATCGGGAGAGCGATAGATACCAGCCCCACCTGTATTGGAATTCCGAGGATTACCTTCTCCGGTACCCAGCCAAATTACATCCGGGTTTTGTGGATCCAGAGCTATAGAGCCTACGCTGCTAACCGCTTCATTATTAAAAATGCATGACCAGGAGGTGCCTCCATTTTCGCTGCGCCACAGTCCACCCGAGGCCGAACCTGCATAGATCCGATTATCATCACGCGGATCAACCTTAATGGCGGTTATCCTACCGCTCATCCCGGCCGGGCCGATAGAACGGAAATTGAGATCACTTAAAAGTTTTTGGGGAATACTGTCTTGAGCAAAGCCCAGAACGGAAAATAAGAGAAGAATGGCAACGAATAAAGGTCGTTTCATAATAGCT
The Croceimicrobium hydrocarbonivorans genome window above contains:
- a CDS encoding thioredoxin family protein, whose product is MSDTATERKSYTYTEYRDLIKQMRYQGQATGGSESDDFLRYTDLNMARMDKWDKRYEFSDELKSTLDNLNRKEKWVVLSEGWCGDAAHSVPVLAKIAEYSPNIELSILLRDENLDLMDQHLTNGGRSIPKLIRYSESGEVLGEWGPRPEAAQQIHLDGKAEGRAKADVTIDLQKWYARDRGESLSKEIADFLKD
- a CDS encoding NAD(P)/FAD-dependent oxidoreductase, whose protein sequence is MANYDAIVVGAGVSGLIAAKELESYNLKTLIIDQSPQVGGRLKTDFFEGFTLDQGFQVILSAYPMVKKHLDLKALECKAFDPGAFIFNGAKSFTVSDVKRNPAAAISMFFSPVGSIWDKLKMAKLRKWVLEQSVEDIFEIKEESTYDYLRGYGFSRKIIERFFRPFFSGIFLENDLETSNRQCLFVFKMFAEGEACLPKKGIASVAQQIKAGLRSTEFRLNTEVLKVEKGQVHLKDGSSLEAKQIIIACEPGALLPQLADSTEWNPTLQAYFEGTAGKLAKSLIGLNSDPEGLISNVACLSKVQPAYAPKGKHLYSVSLKQDPGLSENQLEAKIQSELAPLLGTQASQWKLIRTYKVNRSLPRIDQVVYSRSFEESRVLDGIYLAGDHILNPSLNAAMLSGELAAKALILNHQAS
- a CDS encoding WD40/YVTN/BNR-like repeat-containing protein — protein: MKRPLFVAILLLFSVLGFAQDSIPQKLLSDLNFRSIGPAGMSGRITAIKVDPRDDNRIYAGSASGGLWRSENGGTSWSCIFNNEAVSSVGSIALDPQNPDVIWLGTGEGNPRNSNTGGAGIYRSPDGGKSWKLMGLEESRHIHRILVHPYDPNIIYVAAIGNPWADSKDRGVYKSIDGGKNWELILYNNERTGAAEMVMDPQNPDKLIVNIWEHRRNPWFFKSGGPGSGLYITYDGGASWSQKSEKDGLPKGELGRMGIAIAPSQPNRIYALIENKEKNALYRSDDGGSKWQKISVDPNIGNRPFYYAEIYVDPENENRVYSIWSVLSRSEDGGKNWEVIAPYDYIHPDHHAFYIHPQDPNYIINGNDGGLNISRDRGRSWRFVNNLPLAQFYHISYDMEMPYNVYGGMQDNGSWKGPAYVWRADGIRNDYWEELFFGDGFDVLPDPNNNRYVYAMSQEGFVGRVDVNTGYTQMIRPVHPEHIKLRYNWNAPIAQDPFDSTCIYFGAQFVFKSKDQGQSWEVISPDLTTNDTSKQHFDESGGLTYDVTGAENYTTLLCIEPGLSPGELWVSSDDGLLHLSRDSGKNWQELSAKMKALPEGAWIPQIVHSAHQKGAAFVVANDYRRGNEKPYLYYTDNYGKSFRNIGMDLPAYVLSVVQDPVDPNLLFAGTQRGLFFTWDMGLHWQKWTKDFPTVPVNDLKIHPREHDLIVGTFGRAAYILDPLEQLRESIALHRRNENPKLQLYTVNDPWKHATKRADGSRFPADGIFKGENRNSGLEVFVYNGFEKEDSVKSKKLQLNLFDAQNKLQRTWYLDPKEGLHKYRLAMQGKGLGFPDKNRSLNDTTEQAPTPLPCGYYRLELSYAGQKADQSFVYRLDPRLSDQISLEDLESSFHYRQKLDASLDSLHLASDWLKEAKMKIQISKELAQLSLKADQAKAYQDSLKSLEKGLKELEEKIFGKVVDGYYDQPETLQSQYNAILMYFWGNWAEVPSQAQILEDKYRKSEQAFLEEWKAFKQNDWPKFESLRQQFNLNLKG